The following nucleotide sequence is from Achromobacter spanius.
AGCCGCCGCCCTCGTCTGGGGCTATCGGGCCTATCGCGCCTACGCCGCCCATGAAGCCGCCCAAACCGCCATCGAGACAGCCGAAACCCTGGCGCAGATCAGCGAACGCAAGAAGGAAGTCCAAACCCGCCGCGTCTTCTTCTTGACTCGTGTGCTGCACGCCGTGGTGGCGCATGCGCACGGGGCGCCAGCCTTGGTTCCAGTCTTCGCGCGGGTGGCCGCTCAGGTCGAAGGCAACACCGGGGATTAAACGCGCGTCATCGCCTTCGACGAACGCCACACGCGCATCGCGGCGGCGGCCTAGCAGGCGGGTTTGCGTGAAGGGCTTGCCCGCTTCGTCGCGTTTGTAGCGGCCGGGGTAGTCGTAGCGTTCGTAGCGATGATCCTGGTGGTCAAGGTCGGTGGCGACCGGGGAATGTTCCTGGCTATAGCGCGGATGGGTGTACGTGTAGTCGCGCTGGGTCTGCACGGCGGTGCGGATGCGCTCGGCGTAGGCAAAGCGATGCAGCGCGGGTTCGGCCTGGTCGCCGCCTGGCATGGGGTTGTAGACCACCGGCCCGCCTGCGATCTCGCCATGGATGTAGATGCGGTCGCCGTGGAGCAGGCGGTGCCCGTGTTCCGAGTGCGCGTAGCGGTAGAAGTAGCCTTCTTCGGCCGCCAGCCTGTCCAGAAACGCCAAGTTGGTGTCGCCGGCTTGCACGCAGTATTCGCGGGGCAGGTGCTCAAAGGTGGTGACCTGTTCGTAGTCGGTAATGCCTTGGTGCTTGATCACGTCGGCCAGGATCTCGGGTACTGACAGGTGCTGGTAGATGCGCCAGTCAGAACACAGCGCGGCGCGAGCCAGGGAGGGTTCTACGACTACCCGATAGCGCGTCCGGCGAAAACCGGTGTCGGCTTGTACGAACTCGGTGACGATGCCGTGGACGTGGCGCACCGGACCATCCCCGCGCCAGATGGTGAAGAGCCCAGGCTGGTCCAGCAGCGTGCCGAAATCAATAGCGGGGTCGCTGCTGGACAGTTCTAGGCACAGCCGATAGGTCTCGGACAGGGCTTCATGCAGCGTGAATTCAACGACGTCAAACGCCGCGCCGCTGGCGGGGGTGAAGGTGAAGCGGTGGTCTTGCTTGTGAGACAACACGTTCGGTCCTCCTGGAAAACGCAGGTTGACCGACGATATTGCGCAATCGATCATGCGCGCGTCTATAGAACTCCTCTGATTTTGCGGGGTGGCCGCCACCACCGCCGCATAGCCATAGACGCATTTCTACGTTGTCCGGCATGAAGCGCCCACGTAGCCTGAGCGCTTCTTATCTTTGAAGCCCAGGTCATTCCATGAGTCTCTCTATCCAACGTGCCCAGCAAGGCGTTTGGTGAAGTCATCGAACACGAAAAGCACACGTCGTGGATCGACGTGGACGAGCTGCATGAGCGCGTTGCGCGGGCCGTACACGTA
It contains:
- a CDS encoding type VI secretion system Vgr family protein yields the protein MLSHKQDHRFTFTPASGAAFDVVEFTLHEALSETYRLCLELSSSDPAIDFGTLLDQPGLFTIWRGDGPVRHVHGIVTEFVQADTGFRRTRYRVVVEPSLARAALCSDWRIYQHLSVPEILADVIKHQGITDYEQVTTFEHLPREYCVQAGDTNLAFLDRLAAEEGYFYRYAHSEHGHRLLHGDRIYIHGEIAGGPVVYNPMPGGDQAEPALHRFAYAERIRTAVQTQRDYTYTHPRYSQEHSPVATDLDHQDHRYERYDYPGRYKRDEAGKPFTQTRLLGRRRDARVAFVEGDDARLIPGVAFDLSGHPREDWNQGWRPVRMRHHGVQHTSQEEDAAGLDFLLAFADLRQGFGCLDGGLGGFMGGVGAIGPIAPDEGGGCGGGGHGCSPNAKT